Below is a genomic region from Triticum dicoccoides isolate Atlit2015 ecotype Zavitan chromosome 5A, WEW_v2.0, whole genome shotgun sequence.
tatcagatatttgcactaaagttattaataatgtttgccacaacaatgagtctgatatttggtattcacgactttgtcacattaactttggttgcatgacgcgggtagccaatatgaatttaatttcgaaaatctctactgtcaaaggctctaagtgccaagtatgtgtgcaagctaagcaacctcgcaagtcccataagaccgcagaggcaagagacttggcgccactagagcttatacattctgatctttgtgagatgaatggcgtgttgacaaaaggtggaaagagatacttcatgacatcgattgatgactccactagatattgttatgtgtatctcctgaaatcaaaagatgaggctttaactttcttcaaaaactataaagctgaggtagagaaccaacttgatcgaaaaattaaacggcttaggtccgatcgtggtggagagtatttttccaatgagtttgatctgttttgtgcggaacatggtataatccatgagagggcgcctccctactcacctcagtcaaatggggtagccgaaagaaagaaccaaactctaactgatatggttaacaccatgttagacacatcaggtctttccaaggaatggcggggggaggcgctaatgactgcatgtcatgtcttaaactgagttcccacaaagcataagaccatgactccgtttgaggaatgggaaaggaaaagatcgaaactctcttacctacgtacttggggttgtttggcgaaagtcaatataccaattcccaagaagcgcaggcttgaaccaaaaaccgtggattgtgttcttctgggctatgcttttcatagcatcggctatagatttttgataataaaatctaagatatccgacatgcatgttggtacgattatggagtcggatgatgcaactttctttgaggacatatttcctatgaaggatatgtcgagttcatcaaatcaggagatacctactccatctagtgaggaattcactgtaattcctgaacccaccattgcgatggaacacgttgagaatcccgttgagggtgacaatggaactcctgtgaggagtaagagacagaggactgcaaagtcctttggtgatgatttcattgtgtacctcgtggatgacacacccaggactatttcagaagcctatgcatctcctgatgctgactactggaaggaagctgtacgtagcgagatggattccatcttagctaacggtacctgggagatcactgaccgtccttatgggtgcaaacctgtaggatgtaagtgggtgttcaagaagaagtttagacctgatggtacgattgaaaagtacaaggcacgacttgtggccaagggttatacccagaaagaaggtgaagacttctttgacacttactcacccgtggctagactgaccacaattcaggtgctactatcactggctgcctcacatggtcttctcattcatcaaatggacgttaagacaactttcctcaatggagagttgaaggaggaaatttacatggatcagccagatggttttgtagtacctggtcaggaaggaaaggtgtgcaagttattaaagtctttatatggccttaaacaagctcctaaggagtggcatgagaatttcgaaagaacattaactactGCCGGCGTTGTAGTAAACGATgatgacaagtgcgtgtactatcgctatggtggggacgaaggagttattctttgtctgtatgtcgacgacatactgatctctggaaccaaacttgatttaatcaaggaggttaaggatttcttatcttgctgttttgagatgaaggatctaggagtaattgatgttatcttaaacatcaagttgttgagagatgagaatggtgggatcacactgcttcagtctcactgtttggaaaaggtcttgagtcgttttgggtatagcgactgcacgccttctccaactccatatgatgctagtgtgttgcttcgaaagaaccgacggattgctagagatcaactgaggtattctcagattattggctcgcttatgtatttggcgactgccacgaggcctgacatctcttttgctgtgagcaagctgagtcggtttgtgtcaaaaccgggagatgatcattggcatgcacttGAGGGAGttatgcgttatttgaaaggcaccgcgagctatgggattcactacaccgggtatccaacggtactggagggttatagtgactcaaactggatatctgatgctgatgagattaaggccacaagtggttatgttttcacacttggtggtggcgctgtttcctggaagtcttgcaagcaaaccatcttaacgaggtcaactatggaagcagaactcacaacattagacactgccactgttgaagcaaagTGGCTTcatgaactcttgatggacttacctatggttgaaaaatcaataccccctatcctgatgaactgtgataatcaaactgtgatcatcaAAATAAAtagttcaaaggacaatatgaagtcctcaaggcatgtgaagaggagactgaaatctgtcagaaaattgaggaactctggagttattacgttggattatattcaAACGTCGAAAattttggcagatcccttcacaaagggtctatcacgtaatgtgatagataatgcatcaatggagatgggtctgagacccgccgcatgagttgtccatagtggtaacccactctatgtgatcggagatctcgtgaagtagaagtgggagacaagctgttggtcagctgggaggagagtatccctatattacctatcccactccatgaagatgcaatactctcctgatctgcatggcaggttgatacttatcttaatgtgttccaagtggcttattcgggtaagcagagatgttgtcctgcagaacatcttctgaggaacacacctatatgaatttgactgttaacgtcgcagtctgtgagaattgggtgttctctaataaattcatgaaaaggcCATGGAGTATGATGTATACGCTCCACccacggggaagccttgcggcagcccagtatcggtcaagaatttgtgtgaaactagtctcgcagaaaacttgtagttcaaggcatagtccactattcaagttgtgatctagtgtagcataaatctctaagtggaagttcaacttcacagtctccactaagcaccggtataaAAACAATGTTTtgaaactaaatgatgagatgtgccaatgggactttgtgggggattattggaattttgctagtaggcctttggcccaaagcccaactaaaattttgaaattctcttggcccattcatgcacacatgtgagtggagtgagtgaggctaaagtttagtcccaccccggaagttgagagagagagttgcacctctttataaggtgagctcttctaccacttgtatgagcatgagaagaggatacctacacgcgcgctcctcctcctcctcgctcgcctcgccacgtcacgccacgccacgcctcgtcacgacacgccgcgggttgcgggattgagccgagccgaggacagagctatgcacattGTCTATATTTTTTCTGCTcaggaaaaattaatgagtcattaattaataattaacggacgcgttaattactgaaccgtttccgattctacgtctaccctagccgccgccgcttcgtatggtttctcaccaccgttccagatcattgtgccgccaagcaagtcttctccatccctcctttcggcgtgcaccgggagaaggtacagcaggcctccggaatcccgcctctcgtgatcctgtacgggagaggggcgatcaggtttttggggagcgcactcgcgcgactgctggcagcgacgacttcgcgaacgacgacttctttccCGACCTCGGcagcctcatcctcgacgacatgggcgacaacgtcaacgccgacggtgctgctcccgctgcaccgtatgtgattctatccttcccgttcgagatcgtggtagaattcatgtttctagtacgtgccctagatgtgatctgttcatctgctatgctagtttgcatgattagtttaatctctgctactgtagtcatgatttatcttataattatttggattaaatcttgtagtaacttgctcatatttccaacaccattgGTTATAAACACGTTTTGACTCCACGCTGTTTCATAAAATCTGCCATGTAATTGATATCGTACCATTTCCGTGAaaaaagtaattgatatcttaccaaataccaacGTGCAACAAATATATCTTTACCTAATATAACATGCAACTAATATTCTACCTAATATAAaatgcattgcacgtacattattactaTTAAGTAGAGGGAAAGGACAAGGTCCCAGGGTATCATACAGAACATCTCCACAGCCGGAGGCTGGCTGAGGGAGAGCACCTCAAATTCGAATcagaacaaaaaaagagaaagaaaaaaaggggcCGCAGAGCATCAGTTGTTTGTGCGTTTGGCTTTCATGAAAAAatttacaccttatattttggaacggagtcaaaCTATGATCAAAGTTTGAGCCAAAATACAAGATGTACTCCTTAAAGATTGAAAAAATAACATCCCTGTCACAATTCAGAAATCACGAGCGAAACATTACGGCTGAATCTCTCCAGGAAAAAACATATCAAACCATCAGAGTTCATACATCTGGCAGGCATCGACCATCAAGAACCAAAGCACAACCAAGCTCGCAACCACACGCACACATAGCATAGCATAGCACATCATTATTACACAACAACTCCAACGCCCGAGCTCACTCACGGTCTAAAACAGGTTCTGGCAGGACTTGTCCTGGTCGGACCGGTGCGCTCGCCGCTTGCTGCTCCCCGTGCCCGAGGTGGGCTTGTGATGGTGGTCGGAGCTCTTCGACATCGGCCTGCGGCGCGAGCTGGAGAGGTGGGGGTCCGGCCTCGCCTTGCTGCGGTGAGAGCTCAAGGATTCCTCATACTCCTGGCAAGAAGTTCAGGGTCGAGATGAGAGAAATGCTTTTTGGCTGCTCGAGGATGAAATAAGGGCGAAAATGGATGAAAATTGTGCTGGCAGTAGGCGGTGATACCTCGGATCTGCTCTTGGAGAAAGGTGTTAGGCAGGGGTTGAGATCTTTGACGAACATTTCGTCAGGGCTACCATAGTTTGGTGGCGTCTCCGCTTCGCCGATGCTGCACTCCTGCGATGACAGCACATAGGAAAAATGGACACGATCAGTCATTCAAGTCACACAGATAGGTGGCCATCAGTCATGCAATGTAGGATTCATTTGTGTAGGGGGTATTTTTATGCTCTTGTTGCAACAGATAGTTTGCAAACGGCAAGAATGATAAAGCTCTTGAGAAGAGTTGGAACTTGGAGTCTGGAACAGACTAAacaaattataaccatgaaacataGGTAAGGGATTGTCCTTGCAAATTTGGCGGCGCAGAAAGTGTTCTCAAATATCACTTGGAAAAAAAAAAAGAGTATGAACTGAATATGAGATAAATCTAACAACTTAACATCAAAACAAGTTAAGAACAATTGGAAGTTGTTAACAATGTGGTGTACCCGTATTTAAAAAAAGAAAGCAGGACAAAGCATGAGACAGTAGACTAAAGTTACTCCTGCTGTATCTGAATTAAGGTGTGAGGTGTACTTTTGATTAAGTCATCAAAGTCCATGAGAATATTGATAATAATGGGCATTCCTCCAAAAAGGACATAAGAAACACGCAAACCAAAACGTTCTAGAAGCGCATTCCAAATATTAAAAGCATGGTTCTAAAAAAAGCCTTTGCAGATATATTTTCCATTTGTATAGCTTAATGGCTGTTAAACATTTGTCAGGGCCATTTAACAGTAACAAAAATATTAAGGTTAGCCCAATGCAAATGTCATTTATATAGCTTAATGGCTGTTAAACATTTGCTAGGGCCATTTAATagtaataaatactccctccgtttatttttagtctgcatataagatttggtcaaagtcaaactttatcaactttgactaagtttatagaaaaaaatatcaagattcacaatatgaaatcaatattgttagatgcatcatgaaattagttttcataccatatagctttagtattgcaaatgttgatatttttttcaacaaagttggtcaaactttacaaagtttgactttgaccaaatcttatatgcagactaaaaacaaacagagggagtatacgatCCCCTCTACCAATTGTAACATGGCACAGTACATTAGTAGTATGAATCTTTTATATCAAAGCATAATTCGGTCAAATCTTCTCCTTTCACTGTTTCCATGGACAATTTGCGTAGCAAAGATTGACCTGGATCGTCCTGTGTGCTCTTTTTCATGTATAAATATGTATACTTttctctgattcttaaatagtaaaATCTTGTAGAAGGCCGTTTGCCAGTGGCCGGTGGGGTGACCGTTTGTTAACCATTTGCAGTTATGAAGACATCAAATTCTGGCATTGGCATGGTTGGCCTCTGGATTATTACTCCTAAATCAGCAATAATTAATATGGAtatcagcgacaattaatatggatcgaaggGGATATTATTTTTGAACCATAGCACATGGATTAGCAGGTTCCGAAAGATATGTGTGTTGCAAACGTAGTCACACAAGTCTGAATTCAAGAAAACAACCAAAAGCAATTTGCGGAATAATATGTACACCATCTAATAGTGACAAATAAAATTGTTGAAGCATCTGCAAAACAAAACTGGCATATACACGTTCAATCTTAACAAAAGAACTGTGCAGCAAACGATCATACCAGAGAGAAGGCGGTCTCCTCGTTAAGCACGGGCGTGCTTGGGGAGGAGCAATATTCATCATCAAAACATGATCTTGAGGTGTTCTTCTCGGCCTTGACCTGAAACAATAGCAACCGAACATTAGATTGGTACTGAAAGATTGCACTAGGATTAGGAATGCATCAGAAATCGTAAGAACATGCCTGGGCGAGCTCATCGGCGAGGCATTGGATCTGCCCGGTGAGAGCCGAAATCTCATCCCGGACGTGGCGGTCCGGCTCAGTGTCCGGGAACAGGACGGCGTCCTTGAGCGTGCTGATCTCCTCCCGCTGGCGCAGGCACAGATCCTTGAGCCGCTCTACCTACTCACCATTACCACGATTACTCCATCAGCAATTGATAACACAGGAGGAGGAAGGGATGTGTGTTCACTAGCAGCGGCGCACCTCCCTGTCCTTCTGCTGGAGCTGGAGGCGGAGCGCGGCGATCTCGTCCTCCTGCTCCTTGTTCTGCGACAGGAGCTCCCGCTCGCTGCGGAGCACCATGGCGAGCGTCCGCGTGTTGGCGTTGCCGCTGTTCTTGACCTCGGTgagggccttcttcttggcctccgGCGGCGCCTTCTGGAACAGCTTCCGCGACAGACCGGGCAGCTTGGCCCCGCTGCCGTTcttcgcgggggcggcggcggcggcgggagggacgGGGAGCAGGTTCTTGGCGCTGGGCTTCTTGTCCATGGAGATGAGCCGCCGGAGCACGGAGCCCAGGTTGCCGTGCGGCTGGGGCTGCGGCGCCTGGCAGCGCAGGTCGCCGCGGCCGGATCTGACGGCGACCAGCGCGCGGCTCCCGTGCTGCTGCCCCGGCGTCCccgatgcggcggcggcgggcccGGCGCGGCGCGGGGACGGGGAGGGCGACGGGGAGTCGTCGTAGGAGGCGTAGCGCGAGGCCGCGGCCGCCTTCCTCATCTCTCTCTCCTCCTGCTAGCCGCGCTGCCGGAGCTGCCGCCGCTTGGCTGTGGCCTGTGGCTAGAGTGGAGTGTGGTGTCGTGACGCCGCTTTGGTGCGCGGCGTGGCTTTTCGCGTGGAGGGATTGGGGGGTGGAGCGGAGCGGCCGGCGGCGTTCGAAATTCGAATGGAGCAGCAAATGATGGCGTCGTGTTGCGTTTCGGGCTCTCTTTTTTGGTGCCTACTGTGGCATGGCAGTGTCGGCGCCTTTTGCTGCACGCCGGGCAGGGCAGGGAGGGTCGGGTCGGGTCTGGGCTGCCACGTTCGGGGAGGAGGAGGGATCCAAAGTTGAGGTTTCGGACGGGGTCCATAGCCGGGCGTATTTCGTTCCGCCATGGCGTTTTGCGGGGTTCCCCAATTTTCTTTTGGGAATCGTTGGAGAACGGCGCACTGTACGAATTTTCCGCCGTGCGCTCACGCAATTAGCCCCTGCGCGAGACGCGTGTATTTGGTGGACCCAGTCAGACCgcttgtcggagtaaatagccatgggtagcctagccggcttctcctggcctttctgaaaaaattacgagcccgtccggctctcaggaaTTCAAgatatggggccgccttccccttgctggctgtcacccaggccggctttcggaaggcggcccgactttagccctcatgaaaaaagtcatgggagggccgacttcgagaagccggccgcgagaaggccgactccgagaagccggctcccatagagcggccgagaccgtaccctcaaagtttgcatccacctagcggcgatgagacgggccgtggctacagtaaagcctgccacccctgaatccgGAGCACGCCTGatacagtgcgccgtacggagtggccGTGACCCGTCCggtgcgacactgttgccatgttgaccctgatgtcatccacgacgggccgccagtatggcccacgggcggtgggcccctttgggcagagagacgcccgaagacggccagacctcccccagtcggcccgagacagggccggctccccgcagccggctcgcttcccccctcgaagaagacgccccattagggagacaagacgcggtatgtctacagtgatcgcccgcaggacggcggcactgtagccacgcttaccttgacgaagccctcgtcatcaggttgaggcaacaatgaccAGCCGtcgacaagacccttggcagtggggcctgcctgttgccaaggagttgatagccggcgggacccaccagccggcgggccccagcagtcggcgcagaagccggtgagcgcagtcacagacggcaggGCCCCGCGCcctgtcggattaccattgtacccccggggggtaggcctatataaaccccccggggcacccatgcaaagggtttgaccctcagctagttttagacacacACAAGGAGGAGAAGTAAGCcagtcgtgcccttcttcctcctcccaccgaacagctcaaggagcattgtgtagctacttgttcatctagagatcatgcggagaccccgcagagcagcagtaggggtgttatctccacggagagccccgaagctgggtaagattcgccggcgtgcatgtcttcgcctcatcccgtttccaggcaccggcgacgtcttactggctcccacaatgataagccacccgttggcatatgtcgcacctaccacccgacatttggcgcccaccgtggggccaggtgcaccgtcgtccggagacctgtcctggacgggaaccctcttcctccccagcgagcgtagccagcccagcacgcccgatggtgcttgccacgacgcgctgcaaggcgtcaccagcatctgtgcggcgagcagccccgccgatctcctcgacgaaaccctcatctccgacgagctcgcctccgatgcgggcaccgaccacctcgccaacctcctcggccagctccatgtctccagcgagcccgttGAGGAtccggagtcggttggctccaccgacccgatgcctgtcgactccgacacggcctccttcgacaccttccccaccaacgtcgcgatctacaatgacccgcttcctcggaccgacggccgcgatactgtcaccaccgaggtgatggtcatcggccacggcggcccggccgacgagagcgcccacgacgccccgcacgcggcggcccacgacttTTCCACCCCGCTCCCGGctaatgccgacgacgaagcactggaggcacgccgcctcgccctccttgcagagggccggaggctagcttccgtgagacgcctcacagaggcctaccagcgcgaagctgaccgcgccgccttcggcacgccggccccgggcgggccaagccgggccggccttgtcaagcaacgcggcgccgtcatcgccgacacgctgggagtcgaccacccagtctacgccactccactcgagaacctgcgcgccgcccaggcggccgttgacgagttggacggcttggaggccgaagacctcccccacatgacccggcgcattcagcagctgatcgatgcagccgcacGGCGGCACAAAGCCGACCCCGCGCgagaagccctcccccgcgccgagatcacggcgcgacgtcccggacaccgactacgagcaacaCCCGCACGCGGCGTGAGAAAGAGCCGGcggccagccgaagccggacccgaatctccatcgagcgagatgcGGATGGCCATCCctgagccatggaatggcggggcaacccgcctccgcctcgaccccgtggagagagatatcccgccccgccgccagtggcgcacccgactctcagtggccgactaggtcgccgcgaaggagtcggcgagaacgacgctcgccatcggatcgaccgcctggcgcgatccctggcgctggaagaagaagacgatgtcggcccgccttgttttggcccccgcatccgcgacgagcctttccccagagggttctcgctcccaagagacacgcccaagtacaacagctccgtgaagccggaagattggttgatcgactactccacggcggtcagcatagccaacggtAACCGGCATGTTGccatgaagtacgtgcccctcatgctgcaaggcacgcgcggacctggctcaacagcctcaagcctctcagcatcaacagctggctagatttcaccaaagctttcatccgcaacttcaccagcacctacaagcaggcccccaagcccaggcagctctccctgtgcgtacagggcccggccgagtccactcgcgactacctcacgcgttgagccgagctccgcaattcttgcggggggtgcacgaggtgcaagccatagaatacttcacagccggatgccgagaaggcaccctcctcaagcacaagctcctctgtgacgagccgactaccctcgacgagcttctggacatagcggacaagtacgccaccgccgactcttcgatgaagaccgagcttcgggtagacgcgtccgagAAAGTACTCGACCcgacgcccaagacgccggctggggattccagccgacgcccacactcgaacgaccacaagcgcaagggccccgcgccgcctcccgctagtcggcaggtggccacagttgaagaggcgccgcctgaagggcgacccgcgcccaagaagcccaagggcgggcggccggcttggcagccggccttctcctacgagcaaactctcgacgccccgtgcaagttccacagcggcgcgaagccgtccaaccacacaacccggaagtgccattggctcacccgaatctccaaaggcgaggggctcgcgccgcctccgcctgccggcccgccgcctccgcctccgccgcctctggccgctcggcccgcagtcggagccgtgcatgacgagttccctgacgagtaagcgacctacatcgtctttacgagccagcccgaagaccggcgcagcaaacaccgagagcaccaggaagtcagcgtggtcgctgccaaccccgccggacacatgcattggtcagaaaagcccatcagctggagccgggccgaccatccagaggtgatgccgtctcccggctcttatgcgctggtcctggaagccaccctcgcgacggacagacgcgctgcccgcttctcccgcgtgctgatagacggcgggagcagcatcaacatcctgtaccgtgacaccctagaGAAGCTAAatatcaagacgaagcagctcatgcccactcgaacagtgttccatggcatcgtacctggcctgtcctgcgcccccattggcaagatcaagattgtgtactttttggggacaaggagcatttccgccgggaagcgatctggttcgaagtggtggacctggagagcccttaccatgtattgcttggccgacctgccttggccaaattcatggcagttccccactatgcatacctcaagatgaagataccaagcaccaaaggcgtcatcaccgtagccggcgattacaagaagtcctctgagtgcgcagcagccagcagccggctggccgagtcccttgtgattgccgaagaaaagaagatgttggaccgagtgtggccatagccggcaagcagtcggccatgtcccccgaccccaaggagcatgatgctcaaggatatttccagccggccaaggagacgaagaagatacctcttgaccccgagcatccagagaggtttgccgtcatcggggcaagcctgaacagcaaataggaaggcgagctcgccgatttcctccgtgagaatcgggacatctttgcatggtcccccaaggacatgctgggtgttccgaggaaattcgccgagcacaaactacacgtccgagaagacgcaaagccagtcaaacaaccccttcgccgactgtcggaggagaaacgcaggattgtgggagaggagatagcccggcttctggcagccggcttcattatggaa
It encodes:
- the LOC119303156 gene encoding uncharacterized protein LOC119303156, which gives rise to MRKAAAASRYASYDDSPSPSPSPRRAGPAAAASGTPGQQHGSRALVAVRSGRGDLRCQAPQPQPHGNLGSVLRRLISMDKKPSAKNLLPVPPAAAAAPAKNGSGAKLPGLSRKLFQKAPPEAKKKALTEVKNSGNANTRTLAMVLRSERELLSQNKEQEDEIAALRLQLQQKDREVERLKDLCLRQREEISTLKDAVLFPDTEPDRHVRDEISALTGQIQCLADELAQVKAEKNTSRSCFDDEYCSSPSTPVLNEETAFSLECSIGEAETPPNYGSPDEMFVKDLNPCLTPFSKSRSEEYEESLSSHRSKARPDPHLSSSRRRPMSKSSDHHHKPTSGTGSSKRRAHRSDQDKSCQNLF